From Rutidosis leptorrhynchoides isolate AG116_Rl617_1_P2 chromosome 3, CSIRO_AGI_Rlap_v1, whole genome shotgun sequence, a single genomic window includes:
- the LOC139900098 gene encoding uncharacterized protein — translation MANALFAKNKYGFVDGSISMPKEDSADFMNWKRCNAMVRGWLVSSMVKEIKNSVKYTATARDIWVDLEERFGKENAPRAYELRRTLTAIHQGNMSISAYYTKLRGVWDEIQSVTIMPTCSCNLCTCDIGKAIGIMRDKERLYDFLMGLNEEYNAIRTQILSSTPIPSVGAAFHLVSQDEQQRMIGNSRNNNTEASAIQVTGRNMRASGKPSSQYAYKRDERIKAEEKECTYCKKSGHTVDGCFEIIGYPEWWNKKPIGSRPQTQPATKTAAVMEEKQSPYFTKEEYDQLMRLIRGGKVKESNPNINMTGLTFEEPDWDG, via the coding sequence ATGGCTAACGCTTTATTTGCCAAGAACAAATATGGTTTTGTGGATGGTTCAATTTCTATGCCAAAAGAAGATTCTGCAGATTTTATGAATTGGAAGCGCTGTAACGCAATGGTGAGGGGATGGCTAGTGAGTTCAATGGTTAAAGAAATCAAAAATAGCGTAAAATATACTGCCACTGCAAGGGACATCTGGGTAGATCTTGAAGAACGATTCGGGAAAGAAAACGCACCACGTGCTTACGAATTGCGAAGAACTTTGACTGCAATTCATCAAGGTAACATGTCTATATCCGCTTATTACACCAAATTAAGAGGGGTATGGGATGAAATTCAATCTGTGACCATCATGCCAACATGTAGTTGCAATCTGTGTACGTGTGATATTGGTAAAGCCATAGGAATTATGCGAGATAAAGAGCGATTGTATGACTTTTTGATGGGTCTTAATGAAGAATACAATGCAATTAGAACTCAGATTTTGAGCAGCACTCCTATACCATCTGTTGGTGCTGCGTTTCACCTTGTAAGTCAAGATGAACAACAGAGAATGATTGGTAATTCCAGGAATAACAACACAGAGGCCTCTGCCATTCAAGTTACAGGTAGAAACATGCGTGCATCAGGAAAACCAAGTAGTCAATACGCTTACAAAAGAGATGAAAGAATTAAAGCAGAAGAAAAGGAATGCACATACTGTAAGAAATCTGGACACACAGTTGATGGTTGTTTTGAGATCATCGGGTACCCGGAGTGGTGGAATAAAAAGCCGATTGGAAGCAGGCCTCAAACACAACCTGCAACCAAGACTGCTGCTGTCATGGAGGAGAAACAGTCACCGTATTTCACAAAAGAAGAGTATGACCAGTTGATGAGGCTAATTCGAGGCGGCAAAGTCAAGGAATCGAATCCAAACATTAACATGACAGGACTTACATTCGAGGAGCCCGATTGGGATGGGTGA
- the LOC139896329 gene encoding UDP-glucose 6-dehydrogenase 3-like, which yields MVKICCIGAGYVGGPTMAVIALKCPDIEVVVVDISVPRITAWNSDQLPIYEPGLDDVVKQRRGKNLFFSTDVEKHVCEADIVFVSVNTPTKTRGLGAGKAADLTYWESAARMIADVSKSDKIVVEKSTVPVKTAEAIEKILTHNSKGINFQILSNPEFLAEGTAIEDLFKPDRVLIGGRETPGGQAAIKALKDVYAHWVPVENIITTNLWSAELSKLAANAFLAQRISSVNAMSALCEATGANVTQVAYAVGKDTRIGPKFLNASVGFGGSCFQKDILNLVYICECNGLPEVAEYWKQVIKINDYQKTRFVNRVVASMFNTVSNKKIAILGFAFKKDTGDTRETPAIDVCKGLLGDKAMLSIYDPQVTEDQIQRDLSMKKFDWDHPLHLQPMSPTTVKQVGVVWDAYAATKDAHGVCILTEWDEFKNLDFQKIYDNMQKPAFVFDGRNVVDSEKLRKIGFIVYSIGKPLDAWLKDMPALV from the coding sequence ATGGTGAAGATCTGCTGCATTGGAGCTGGGTATGTAGGGGGACCCACCATGGCTGTCATAGCACTCAAGTGCCCTGATATCGAAGTGGTTGTAGTTGATATTTCCGTACCTCGTATCACAGCTTGGAATAGCGACCAGCTTCCTATATACGAACCAGGTCTTGATGATGTCGTGAAGCAGCGTCGTGGCAAGAACCTGTTTTTCAGCACCGATGTTGAGAAGCATGTGTGTGAAGCTGATATAGTATTTGTTTCGGTTAACACCCCGACAAAAACACGCGGTCTTGGTGCCGGTAAAGCTGCTGATCTTACATACTGGGAAAGTGCTGCTCGTATGATTGCTGATGTGTCAAAATCAGACAAAATTGTTGTTGAAAAGTCAACTGTCCCTGTGAAAACAGCTGAGGCGATTGAAAAAATTCTGACACATAACAGTAAAGGAATTAACTTTCAGATTCTTTCGAACCCTGAATTTTTAGCTGAGGGAACCGCAATCGAAGATCTTTTTAAACCCGACCGAGTCCTCATCGGTGGTAGGGAAACGCCAGGTGGACAGGCAGCTATTAAGGCGTTGAAGGACGTGTATGCTCACTGGGTCCCGGTGGAAAATATCATCACTACCAATTTATGGTCTGCTGAGCTGTCAAAACTTGCTGCCAACGCCTTCTTGGCACAGAGAATCTCTTCAGTTAATGCCATGTCAGCTCTTTGTGAGGCAACAGGTGCAAATGTTACCCAGGTTGCTTATGCAGTTGGAAAGGATACTAGAATTGGTCCAAAGTTTTTGAACGCGAGTGTTGGATTCGGTGGTTCTTGTTTCCAGAAGGATATTTTGAACTTGGTTTACATTTGCGAGTGCAATGGGCTACCTGAAGTGGCTGAATACTGGAAACAAGTCATCAAGATTAATGATTACCAAAAGACCCGTTTTGTAAACCGTGTTGTAGCCTCTATGTTTAACACGGTGTCAAACAAGAAGATTGCAATACTTGGATTTGCGTTCAAGAAAGATACCGGTGACACACGTGAAACCCCTGCAATTGATGTTTGCAAAGGTTTGCTTGGGGACAAGGCTATGTTGAGTATCTACGATCCGCAAGTTACAGAGGATCAGATCCAAAGAGATCTTTCGATGAAGAAGTTTGACTGGGACCATCCTCTGCACCTTCAGCCAATGAGTCCTACTACAGTGAAGCAAGTTGGTGTTGTTTGGGATGCTTATGCAGCCACCAAGGATGCACATGGTGTGTGTATTTTGACTGAATGGGACGAGTTCAAAAATCTTGATTTCCAGAAGATATATGATAATATGCAGAAACCCGCTTTTGTTTTTGATGGTAGGAATGTTGTTGATAGTGAGAAACTGAGAAAGATTGGTTTTATTGTTTACTCGATCGGTAAGCCATTGGATGCCTGGCTCAAGGACATGCCTGCTTTAGTCTAA